A genome region from Pseudomonas sp. S06B 330 includes the following:
- a CDS encoding flagellar hook-associated protein 3 → MRISTSQFYQTSAANYSNNFSNLVKTGQQASDNIRVRTAADDPVGAARLLQLQQQSNLIDQYDGNITSVRNSLGTAESTLNSITNVLARVKELAIGAGNGGYTDADRKANAQELAQLEEQLYSLMNSRDENGKYIFSGSRGDTQPYVRNADGTYSYQGDQSTLSLQVGDMLSMATNDSGYSVFEQALNTSRSQTNLTYPAVDDGRVSLSNGQVSGSTQYNDRFRGGEPYTITFTSNTEFKITDAANNDVTLEATGGGTFDSKKDASISFRGVEMRLDVNLKEGDDPDTAIAGYTFNLASKVDEVSGSRSPGNTSSAQINSASITDKTAYDNAFPGGGAIFKFTSATDFDVYAQPMGPDARPVASGVLTGTPATKATIAGVDFDFSEPPVGGDQFSVKVDTHQTQNILDTISEFRKALEMPVDTDLASRQKYQAALDSAVGNLESGANKVAEAISSIGARGAALDVQAETNESLKMANTKTQSSIRDADPAEVLIRLNLQQTMLQASQLAFSKISSLSLFNQL, encoded by the coding sequence GTGCGTATTTCTACTTCCCAGTTCTACCAAACCAGCGCTGCGAACTACTCGAACAATTTTTCCAATCTGGTCAAGACCGGTCAGCAGGCCAGTGACAACATTCGCGTGCGTACGGCTGCTGATGATCCAGTAGGGGCTGCGCGCCTGTTGCAGTTGCAACAGCAGAGCAATCTGATTGATCAGTACGATGGCAATATCACCAGCGTGCGTAATAGCTTGGGTACTGCTGAGTCAACCCTCAACTCCATTACCAACGTTTTGGCACGAGTCAAGGAGCTGGCGATTGGCGCTGGTAACGGCGGCTATACCGATGCCGATCGCAAAGCTAACGCGCAGGAGTTGGCTCAGCTCGAAGAGCAGCTCTACAGCCTGATGAACAGCCGTGACGAGAACGGCAAGTACATTTTCTCTGGTTCGCGTGGCGATACCCAGCCCTATGTGCGCAACGCTGATGGCACTTACAGCTACCAGGGCGACCAAAGTACCCTGAGTTTGCAAGTGGGCGACATGCTCAGCATGGCTACCAACGATAGCGGTTACAGCGTATTCGAACAGGCGTTGAATACCAGTCGCAGCCAGACGAACCTGACTTATCCGGCAGTGGATGATGGTCGGGTCAGCCTGTCCAACGGACAAGTGTCAGGCAGTACACAGTACAATGATCGATTCCGTGGCGGTGAGCCGTACACCATCACCTTCACCAGCAACACCGAATTCAAGATCACTGACGCGGCCAACAATGACGTAACCCTGGAGGCCACCGGTGGCGGCACCTTCGATTCGAAAAAGGACGCCAGCATCAGTTTCCGTGGTGTCGAAATGCGCCTGGACGTCAACTTGAAGGAGGGCGACGATCCGGATACCGCAATCGCCGGGTACACGTTTAATCTGGCTTCCAAAGTCGATGAAGTCAGCGGATCGCGCAGCCCGGGCAATACCTCGTCGGCGCAAATCAACAGCGCCAGCATCACGGACAAGACTGCGTACGACAATGCATTTCCAGGCGGCGGCGCCATCTTTAAATTCACCAGCGCCACCGACTTTGACGTCTATGCTCAGCCCATGGGGCCAGATGCCCGTCCAGTAGCCAGTGGCGTGCTGACCGGCACGCCTGCCACCAAGGCCACCATCGCCGGTGTCGATTTTGACTTCTCCGAGCCGCCAGTTGGCGGTGATCAGTTCTCGGTCAAGGTTGATACCCATCAGACCCAAAACATACTCGACACCATCTCGGAGTTCCGTAAGGCGCTGGAGATGCCGGTCGATACTGATCTCGCGTCGCGACAGAAGTATCAGGCGGCATTGGACTCGGCAGTTGGCAACCTTGAGAGCGGCGCCAACAAAGTGGCTGAAGCGATCAGCTCAATCGGTGCTCGCGGCGCTGCTTTGGATGTCCAGGCCGAAACCAACGAGAGCCTGAAAATGGCCAACACCAAGACCCAGAGTTCGATCCGTGATGCGGACCCGGCCGAAGTGTTGATCCGTCTTAACCTGCAACAGACCATGCTGCAGGCCTCGCAGCTGGCTTTCTCGAAAATTTCCTCGCTGAGCTTGTTCAACCAGCTTTGA
- the flgK gene encoding flagellar hook-associated protein FlgK: MASLINIGMSGLGASQSGLHTTGNNITNADVAGYSRQQNVQRSNGSQQNGNVFIGTGTTLSDVRRVYNSYLESQLRTTTSLNSDAAAYLNQVAPLDSMLSDADTGITGALKSFFTAMQSAAAKPNEDASRQLLLTSAQSLSKRFNTIANQLNEQNSNLNGNLTSMTDQVNKLSATIAQYNDQISQMQGTPNDLLDQRNEAVRQLSELVGTQVVEREGNLDIYLENGQPLVMGKTINTLQTVPSKNDPTRVSIQLNRGTTVMDVTSSLNGGEIGGLLRYRSEVLDPSLNELGRVALVMADQINRQLAQGIDKNGEFGAALFNNINSPELISQRSIAKAGNTGNGSLDVIIKDTGKLSTSDYQVTFTSATGYSVKKLPDGTALGPYDINDDPAPVIDGFTLKLSGGTNSAGDSFKITPTRNAASNLDTVLTDPKRLALASPLTATSGSGNQGTGIIGQPDLTSAMDIYDPAQRLDLQNGLKYSTPVKLVFGDDKTTPQTYKLLDAQGGTLGTGTIIPGQANKLQFSVPMVDANGDPINDASGNQKSFTFEMEVSGSPKEGDNYTVSLTGPGSDNNRNGQAVIDLQTKGTVEIGANGKGISLTDAYGKLVENVGGKTAQAQMDVDSTTALHTSAKASRDSLSGVQLDEEAGNLIKYQQYYTASSQIIKAAQDIFSTLINAL; the protein is encoded by the coding sequence ATGGCGAGTTTGATCAACATCGGGATGTCGGGGCTCGGCGCCAGTCAGTCGGGCCTGCACACCACGGGTAACAACATTACCAACGCCGATGTCGCTGGTTATTCGCGCCAGCAGAACGTGCAGCGGTCCAATGGCTCGCAGCAGAACGGCAACGTGTTCATCGGTACCGGCACCACCCTGTCCGATGTACGCCGGGTCTACAACAGTTACCTGGAAAGCCAGTTGCGTACCACCACGTCGCTCAACAGCGATGCGGCGGCGTACCTCAATCAGGTTGCACCGCTCGACAGCATGCTGTCCGATGCCGACACCGGCATTACCGGCGCCTTGAAAAGCTTCTTCACTGCCATGCAAAGTGCGGCCGCCAAGCCCAACGAAGATGCATCGCGCCAGTTGCTGCTGACCAGTGCCCAATCGCTGAGCAAGCGCTTCAATACCATCGCCAACCAGCTCAACGAACAGAACAGCAACCTCAATGGCAACCTGACGTCGATGACCGATCAGGTCAACAAGTTGTCGGCGACCATTGCTCAGTACAACGACCAGATCTCGCAGATGCAGGGCACCCCGAACGACCTGCTCGACCAGCGCAACGAGGCCGTGCGCCAGTTGTCCGAGCTGGTCGGTACCCAGGTCGTTGAGCGTGAAGGTAACCTGGATATCTACCTGGAGAACGGCCAGCCGCTGGTGATGGGCAAGACCATCAACACCCTGCAGACCGTACCAAGCAAGAACGATCCGACCCGAGTGAGCATTCAGCTCAACCGGGGCACCACAGTGATGGACGTTACCTCCAGCCTCAACGGCGGTGAGATCGGCGGCTTGCTGCGTTATCGCAGCGAAGTGCTCGACCCATCGCTCAACGAGCTGGGGCGTGTGGCCTTGGTCATGGCCGATCAGATCAACCGTCAGTTGGCCCAGGGCATCGACAAGAACGGTGAATTTGGCGCTGCCTTGTTCAACAACATCAACAGCCCTGAGCTCATCAGCCAGCGCAGCATCGCCAAAGCCGGCAATACCGGCAATGGCAGCCTGGATGTGATCATCAAGGACACCGGCAAGCTGAGCACCAGCGACTACCAGGTGACCTTCACCAGCGCCACCGGTTACAGCGTCAAGAAGCTGCCGGATGGCACCGCTTTGGGACCTTACGACATCAACGATGACCCGGCGCCGGTAATCGATGGTTTTACCCTCAAGCTCAGTGGCGGCACTAACAGCGCCGGTGACAGCTTCAAGATCACCCCGACGCGCAACGCTGCCAGCAACCTGGACACGGTGCTCACCGATCCCAAGCGCCTGGCACTGGCCTCGCCTCTGACCGCTACCAGTGGTTCGGGTAACCAGGGTACCGGCATTATTGGCCAACCTGACCTGACCTCGGCGATGGACATCTACGATCCGGCCCAGCGTCTGGACTTGCAGAACGGTCTGAAATATTCGACACCGGTGAAACTGGTGTTCGGTGATGACAAAACTACCCCGCAGACCTACAAGCTGCTCGATGCCCAGGGCGGCACCCTGGGTACCGGTACGATCATTCCGGGCCAGGCCAACAAACTGCAGTTCTCGGTGCCGATGGTCGACGCCAATGGCGATCCGATCAACGATGCCAGTGGCAACCAGAAGTCGTTTACCTTTGAGATGGAAGTCTCTGGCTCGCCCAAGGAAGGTGACAACTACACCGTTTCCTTGACGGGTCCGGGCTCAGACAACAACCGTAACGGCCAGGCAGTGATCGACCTGCAGACCAAGGGGACGGTTGAGATCGGTGCTAACGGTAAAGGTATCAGCCTTACCGATGCCTACGGCAAACTGGTGGAAAACGTCGGTGGCAAGACTGCTCAGGCGCAGATGGACGTCGATTCGACCACGGCACTGCACACCTCGGCCAAGGCTTCGCGTGATTCGCTGTCGGGCGTTCAGCTCGATGAAGAAGCCGGCAACCTGATCAAGTACCAGCAGTACTACACGGCCTCGTCGCAGATCATCAAAGCGGCGCAGGACATCTTCTCCACACTGATCAATGCCCTTTAA
- a CDS encoding glycosyltransferase: MGEKAVELATSLNDVTVVVLGVSGPDYQGRARYYYKQHFRQVLSVDIATRSASAQAWREQLLSVLEQIETPFAILTPDSDFLLADALAVGVDFLQNHADFTMAQGYSIGYSSGGNEVDYYKLGSARSHPCAGDFCERVALYARLGLQAWRSLVRVEALKSAVSDAPTNLPLEGWLVAVAYALLRHGAGEVLPQTSAVVEYRPGQQNLIAYEECLNQTVRSLHQWNADSGRADQGTVDFAVLGNFVRRTHEGREAQLLFKSCWGGVLKDPERTFEPRQFVEMPYYNAVVFAQLHALEFLLHAWPAGQRQILALEGSWVRQQALLKVHPNDSAESLKERYWQALSLGLFNTQVCRRLVELLDGKDDAAKARELEGWLERLEALGGASVQERLASTPSGKILAAIGAATPDDATRKHVLAHLSKKPSQQIAFVLMDLDNDDAALQGTFDSLLASGLRDFKIVVLKAGELPAITTPRDILHFIKVTAGNVVAHLNQVVRQLSSDWVMLLEAGDVLTPGGLLRLQSELGGADGCQAICANEVQRAGDGRLVSIIRPGANLDLLRSRPDLMSRHWLLRREIVVGLGGYSEAYAKALEFDLLLRLIEQQGMGGLAHLDEYLVIGRQRHESMSVDALATLKRHLSGLGYNAQVSASADGAFQIDFRHPVTPQVSILLPVDGDLAQLRTCLASILQRTRYPRYEVIVAGDGSSAEALAGELAGLQAGGRISVLAGEPGASRSQLINQAAAQARGEYLVLLSSRSQVSSAAWIEALLNQALRPEVGVVGCLLHGRDEKVTHAGYALLVSGQVQSALLGVPKSATESALGLAQVRSCQAVSDDCLMVRKDLFSQCGGMQVFGGGDVDLCLRAAEAGLLVIWTPQAQMINDVVPVLGQQQQQALAERWPSAFTTRVAAYDQFGVDVSRIADSGRPIVLEWVSELA; this comes from the coding sequence ATGGGCGAGAAAGCGGTTGAATTGGCGACATCACTGAACGACGTAACGGTTGTTGTGCTGGGCGTGAGTGGCCCTGATTATCAGGGGCGTGCACGCTATTACTACAAACAGCATTTTCGCCAGGTACTGAGCGTCGACATTGCGACACGCTCTGCATCTGCTCAAGCCTGGCGGGAGCAGTTGCTTAGTGTGCTTGAGCAAATAGAGACGCCATTTGCAATCCTGACGCCGGACAGCGACTTCCTACTCGCCGATGCCTTGGCCGTGGGAGTGGACTTTCTCCAGAATCACGCTGATTTCACCATGGCTCAAGGTTATTCAATTGGGTATTCATCAGGCGGCAACGAGGTTGACTATTACAAGCTTGGATCAGCCCGCAGCCACCCTTGTGCCGGTGATTTTTGTGAGCGTGTTGCGTTGTACGCTCGTCTCGGCTTGCAAGCATGGCGTTCGCTGGTAAGGGTCGAGGCCTTGAAGTCTGCGGTGAGTGATGCGCCTACAAATTTGCCACTCGAAGGTTGGTTGGTGGCAGTTGCCTACGCGCTACTGAGACACGGAGCAGGCGAAGTTTTGCCACAGACCAGTGCTGTGGTCGAGTATCGACCTGGTCAGCAAAACCTAATTGCTTATGAAGAATGTCTCAACCAGACAGTACGCAGTTTGCATCAATGGAATGCTGACTCAGGGCGAGCAGACCAAGGCACCGTCGACTTTGCTGTGTTGGGCAATTTCGTTCGTCGCACTCATGAGGGGCGTGAGGCCCAGTTGTTGTTCAAGTCGTGCTGGGGAGGGGTGTTGAAAGACCCGGAGCGGACCTTTGAGCCACGTCAGTTTGTCGAGATGCCTTACTACAATGCAGTGGTGTTTGCACAATTGCATGCGTTGGAGTTTTTGTTGCATGCCTGGCCAGCGGGTCAGCGTCAGATCCTGGCCCTCGAAGGAAGCTGGGTGCGTCAGCAGGCCTTGCTCAAGGTTCACCCCAACGATTCGGCGGAAAGCCTCAAGGAACGATACTGGCAAGCACTGTCTTTGGGGCTGTTCAACACCCAGGTATGTCGGCGCCTGGTTGAATTGCTAGATGGCAAGGATGACGCCGCCAAGGCTCGCGAGCTAGAGGGGTGGCTTGAGCGTCTCGAAGCGCTGGGTGGGGCCTCGGTGCAAGAGCGCTTGGCGTCGACGCCGTCAGGCAAAATTCTCGCAGCCATTGGCGCAGCAACGCCTGACGATGCCACCAGAAAGCATGTACTCGCTCACTTGAGCAAGAAGCCCTCGCAGCAGATCGCTTTCGTGCTGATGGATCTCGACAACGATGATGCTGCATTGCAAGGCACGTTCGACAGTTTACTGGCCAGTGGGTTGCGAGATTTTAAGATTGTCGTGCTCAAGGCGGGTGAGCTGCCGGCGATTACCACGCCGCGGGATATTTTGCATTTTATCAAGGTCACTGCCGGCAACGTGGTTGCCCACCTCAATCAGGTGGTACGGCAGTTGTCCAGTGATTGGGTGATGTTGCTTGAGGCGGGCGATGTGCTGACGCCGGGTGGATTGCTGCGTTTGCAATCTGAACTGGGTGGTGCAGATGGTTGCCAGGCCATTTGCGCAAATGAAGTACAGCGTGCGGGAGATGGTCGTCTGGTCAGTATTATTCGACCTGGCGCCAACTTGGATCTGTTGCGCAGTCGTCCTGATCTGATGTCCCGGCATTGGTTGCTGCGCCGTGAGATCGTAGTTGGTCTGGGGGGATACAGTGAGGCGTATGCAAAAGCCCTTGAGTTCGACTTGCTGCTCAGGTTGATTGAGCAGCAAGGCATGGGCGGGCTGGCGCATCTGGACGAGTACCTGGTTATTGGTCGGCAACGACACGAGAGCATGTCGGTAGATGCGCTGGCTACGCTCAAGCGTCACTTGAGCGGCCTTGGTTACAATGCTCAGGTCAGTGCAAGTGCTGATGGCGCGTTCCAGATTGATTTTCGTCACCCAGTGACACCGCAAGTCAGTATCCTGCTCCCGGTCGACGGTGACCTGGCGCAACTTAGGACTTGTCTGGCGAGTATCTTGCAGCGCACCCGTTATCCCCGTTACGAAGTGATCGTGGCCGGCGACGGGAGCAGCGCAGAAGCACTGGCGGGCGAGCTTGCCGGCCTCCAAGCGGGGGGGCGAATCAGTGTACTGGCGGGCGAGCCGGGGGCGTCTCGTTCGCAGTTGATCAATCAAGCAGCGGCACAGGCTCGCGGAGAATACCTTGTGCTGCTGTCCAGCCGCAGTCAGGTGTCCTCGGCGGCCTGGATCGAGGCGTTGCTCAACCAGGCGCTACGGCCAGAGGTGGGTGTGGTGGGTTGCCTGTTGCATGGTCGCGACGAGAAGGTAACCCATGCCGGTTACGCGCTGTTGGTTTCCGGTCAGGTCCAGAGCGCATTGCTGGGAGTGCCCAAGTCCGCAACTGAGTCGGCCCTTGGCTTGGCACAGGTACGTAGCTGTCAGGCGGTGTCCGATGATTGTCTGATGGTGCGCAAGGACCTGTTCAGTCAATGCGGCGGCATGCAAGTGTTTGGGGGGGGCGATGTCGATTTGTGCCTGAGGGCTGCTGAGGCGGGGCTGCTGGTAATCTGGACACCACAGGCGCAAATGATCAATGACGTTGTTCCGGTTCTGGGGCAACAACAACAGCAGGCATTGGCAGAGCGTTGGCCATCGGCGTTCACGACGCGGGTGGCAGCCTATGATCAATTTGGTGTGGACGTGTCAAGGATTGCCGACTCCGGTCGGCCGATTGTGCTCGAGTGGGTCAGCGAGCTGGCGTGA
- a CDS encoding glycosyltransferase, producing the protein MNHQALVSIAIPAFNPEFFRRALLSAISQDYACLEVIVCDDSRGDEIKVIFDELAGQATCVLRYVRNAMTLGFSRNVLVCLEQSRGEYIKFLCDDDWLLSTSIRHQARVLSDCPDVSMVTNHRFLCDAQDSLLPSRAMNCVIAMESAVLNGGDLLDAVAANAPNLFGGLSHVLLRRALVEQSLAMLVQEGQGFTARLDMALYICLLRRGHLGYLQQMLSIERMHAGRLSHHTSMEMAFKVETEWLLQMLASRTGEPAPATGWVRHVTFEQYGEGADKDWQEYELSRLYSGQVANYQQQVGTDSLSFAELYAQWLECRTLSAAQSRLMSRRIEQWPSTPRIVPVVMDPMGDPLALKATLESIALQSYAAAQVWVFACEPAQEPDTANVQTATLRGDGFEQINARLQSAGDVDWIFLLRAGDRLHPHALVIMAERMALYDDRNCYYTDEGANDNLQASSPIFKPDFNLDLMRSFPYVGRMLAFKCEALSRLGGFASEFGALAPHDLLWRMVEADGLQVVGHIAELLVQCKASYTDWLLEPDCVLQAPQILKAHLQRLGVPFELAVAQGSMLSRVRYLHDDRPGVSIIIDAGHDLQLLRRCVESIFEYTVYAPYEVLVVSGGGEPEPMRDWFAAMQGLGSEQLRIIEVAGHSALQRINQASHEALGAYLLLLDAGCMIFDGQWLSELMTQAQRPEVGVTGPKLCAHDGTVVGAGLVLGLHGPASSPFSGYSADASGYMNRLSVVQSWSAVSGECLVVRRSLFTELGGLEEGAYQDQWFDADLCLRVRDHGYLIVWTPFAMVARMSAPSEVQTGQDTADRDQEAFYQRWLSRVASDPAYNPNLSLKMSSFTLDPGLRAGWDPFVSRALPFVLALPINTSAVGHYRVAQPFFELEEAGWIQGRMTYTTPGYIEMERDKPDVVILQCRYTPNALEEIERIKRFSNARRIYEIDDYILDVPKKNAHGRNLPGNMREMVTRGISLCDRLVVSTEPLAELLSSMNQDIRVVPNMLASQLWHGLRSRRQTSLKPRVGWAGGTSHRGDLELIVDVVKELANEVEWVFFGMCPDLLRPYVHEFHPGVSLLEYPRKLAGLDLDLALAPLESNLFNDCKSNLRLLEYGACGYPVICSDARAYRGYLPCTRVVSNTTQEWLQAIRMHLADPRASYRQGDELREVVLRDYVLTADKLQHWANGWLAD; encoded by the coding sequence GTGAACCACCAAGCATTAGTCAGTATTGCCATCCCGGCTTTCAATCCTGAGTTCTTTCGCCGCGCATTGCTCAGCGCAATCTCGCAGGACTACGCTTGTCTTGAGGTCATTGTCTGTGATGACAGCCGCGGGGATGAGATCAAGGTAATTTTTGACGAGCTGGCAGGTCAGGCAACCTGTGTGTTGCGTTATGTGCGCAATGCAATGACCCTTGGGTTCTCACGCAACGTGTTGGTGTGCCTTGAGCAATCCCGGGGGGAGTACATCAAGTTTCTCTGTGATGATGATTGGTTGCTGTCGACCAGCATCCGTCATCAGGCGCGAGTATTGTCAGACTGTCCTGACGTCAGCATGGTGACCAACCACCGCTTTTTATGTGATGCCCAAGACTCCTTGCTGCCTTCACGTGCGATGAATTGCGTTATCGCTATGGAGAGCGCAGTGCTCAACGGTGGCGATCTGCTGGACGCTGTGGCTGCCAATGCACCGAACCTGTTTGGTGGCTTAAGTCACGTTCTATTGCGTCGGGCACTGGTGGAGCAGTCGCTGGCAATGTTGGTGCAGGAAGGGCAGGGTTTTACCGCGCGCCTGGACATGGCGCTATACATTTGCCTGTTGCGCCGTGGGCACCTGGGGTACCTCCAGCAAATGCTCAGCATCGAGCGGATGCATGCCGGTCGCTTGAGTCATCACACCAGCATGGAAATGGCCTTCAAGGTAGAGACTGAGTGGCTGTTACAAATGCTCGCCTCGCGAACCGGTGAGCCGGCGCCAGCTACCGGTTGGGTGCGTCATGTAACGTTCGAGCAATATGGCGAGGGCGCAGACAAGGATTGGCAGGAGTATGAGCTTTCTCGCTTGTATTCCGGACAAGTCGCCAACTATCAGCAGCAGGTGGGTACCGATAGTCTGAGCTTTGCCGAGCTCTATGCTCAGTGGCTGGAGTGCAGAACCTTGTCTGCTGCGCAGAGTCGTCTGATGTCCCGGCGGATCGAGCAATGGCCGAGCACACCACGCATTGTTCCGGTGGTCATGGATCCCATGGGAGATCCGCTGGCATTGAAAGCTACGCTGGAGAGCATTGCGCTGCAGTCTTACGCCGCCGCTCAGGTGTGGGTGTTCGCCTGTGAACCGGCGCAGGAGCCGGATACTGCCAATGTGCAAACAGCGACTTTGCGTGGAGACGGTTTCGAACAGATCAATGCGCGATTGCAATCTGCAGGTGATGTTGACTGGATTTTCCTGCTGCGCGCTGGCGACCGATTGCATCCGCATGCATTGGTGATCATGGCTGAGCGCATGGCGTTGTATGACGACAGGAACTGCTACTACACCGATGAAGGGGCGAACGACAATCTTCAGGCCTCCAGCCCGATTTTCAAGCCGGACTTCAATCTCGACCTGATGCGCAGTTTTCCCTATGTCGGGCGCATGCTGGCTTTCAAATGCGAGGCCTTGTCCCGTTTAGGTGGTTTTGCTTCGGAGTTCGGCGCGCTGGCGCCCCATGACCTGCTCTGGCGGATGGTCGAGGCGGATGGCTTGCAAGTCGTCGGGCATATCGCTGAGCTGCTCGTGCAGTGTAAGGCCAGTTACACGGATTGGTTACTTGAGCCGGACTGTGTGCTTCAGGCGCCGCAAATACTCAAGGCGCATTTACAACGTCTGGGAGTGCCGTTCGAGCTCGCTGTGGCGCAAGGCAGCATGCTCTCACGCGTTCGTTACCTGCATGATGATAGGCCCGGGGTGTCGATCATTATTGATGCTGGTCATGACCTGCAGTTGTTGCGCCGTTGCGTCGAGTCGATATTCGAATACACGGTCTATGCCCCCTACGAAGTCCTGGTCGTCAGCGGTGGAGGCGAACCTGAACCGATGAGGGACTGGTTCGCCGCCATGCAAGGGTTGGGTAGCGAACAACTGAGAATTATCGAGGTTGCGGGGCACAGTGCCCTACAACGGATAAATCAGGCCAGTCACGAAGCACTGGGTGCCTACCTGCTGTTGCTTGACGCCGGGTGCATGATCTTTGACGGCCAATGGCTGAGCGAGTTGATGACTCAAGCCCAGCGTCCGGAAGTCGGTGTAACAGGTCCGAAACTCTGCGCTCATGACGGTACCGTAGTGGGCGCAGGTCTGGTGTTGGGCCTTCATGGGCCTGCCAGCAGTCCATTCTCCGGGTATTCGGCTGATGCCAGTGGGTACATGAATCGCTTGAGTGTGGTGCAGAGCTGGAGCGCTGTCAGTGGTGAGTGTCTGGTGGTGCGCCGAAGCCTATTCACCGAGCTAGGGGGCCTTGAGGAGGGCGCTTATCAGGATCAATGGTTCGATGCAGACTTGTGTCTGCGGGTGCGCGACCATGGTTATCTGATTGTCTGGACGCCTTTTGCCATGGTCGCTCGAATGAGCGCTCCGAGTGAAGTGCAGACAGGACAGGATACTGCTGATCGGGATCAAGAGGCTTTTTACCAGCGCTGGTTGTCACGTGTGGCCAGTGATCCCGCCTACAATCCTAACCTCAGCCTGAAAATGTCCAGCTTCACCCTTGATCCTGGCTTGCGCGCTGGCTGGGACCCTTTCGTCAGTCGAGCGTTACCCTTTGTTCTGGCTTTGCCGATCAATACGTCGGCGGTAGGGCACTACCGGGTGGCACAACCATTTTTTGAACTGGAAGAGGCAGGCTGGATCCAGGGGCGAATGACCTACACCACGCCTGGATACATCGAGATGGAGCGCGACAAGCCGGATGTGGTCATCCTGCAGTGTCGCTATACCCCCAACGCGCTCGAGGAAATAGAGCGTATCAAGCGCTTCTCCAATGCTCGACGCATTTACGAGATTGATGACTACATCCTCGATGTGCCGAAAAAGAACGCTCACGGTCGCAACCTTCCAGGCAACATGCGCGAAATGGTGACGCGGGGTATTTCCCTTTGTGATCGGCTGGTGGTCTCCACCGAGCCGCTGGCTGAACTGTTGTCGAGCATGAATCAGGATATTCGCGTGGTTCCGAACATGCTGGCTTCGCAGTTGTGGCACGGTCTGCGCAGTCGCCGCCAGACTTCACTCAAACCCCGGGTGGGTTGGGCGGGGGGCACAAGTCACCGTGGTGATCTCGAGCTTATTGTCGATGTCGTCAAGGAGCTGGCGAACGAGGTCGAGTGGGTGTTCTTTGGCATGTGTCCGGATTTGCTGCGTCCTTATGTCCACGAGTTTCATCCGGGTGTATCGCTGCTTGAGTATCCGCGCAAATTAGCCGGTTTGGACCTGGACCTGGCCCTGGCACCACTGGAGTCCAACCTGTTCAACGACTGCAAGAGTAACTTGCGTTTACTTGAGTATGGTGCGTGTGGTTATCCGGTGATCTGTAGCGATGCCAGGGCCTATCGAGGTTATTTGCCTTGTACGCGAGTGGTCAGCAACACCACTCAGGAATGGTTGCAAGCAATACGTATGCATCTGGCCGATCCCCGCGCCAGCTATCGACAAGGCGATGAGTTGCGTGAAGTGGTGCTGCGCGACTATGTGCTGACGGCAGATAAGTTGCAGCACTGGGCAAATGGCTGGCTGGCTGATTGA